In Trifolium pratense cultivar HEN17-A07 linkage group LG7, ARS_RC_1.1, whole genome shotgun sequence, a genomic segment contains:
- the LOC123896070 gene encoding uncharacterized protein LOC123896070: MTTPYRGRGRGRGFGRGIGSGRGGNNMLPYQESNISLIGDWTTVGKLRQLPAPPKKEDQPSSSSKKIISYKDIIVNESKEQASEYFENPVTEKIIHIDEEDLSLTRNDGWSIKTRYLESRGYAGLFGKSRPNLEILLTVTESVTITHYYQNNNPESFINFSKCHINKILLPREWGLNPNGEKAIKIAEDKYIYFNYWDYIQAFTQAFYYQNPKNKHSWFFSINPEIVDKPIPNWFFNWWIKFGPSLEILPKEVGELYTPWCENSSLISKIASNKLITGQCPCLFFIKFQIPWIWRWTVTISKDIFNIPILERNFFYKWWTKKSSEDIQDLISRVKIVINEDKATGTKDHSHQYSMADLKDYFQRKYPKESEEEVMVRILDHMKTQFFNTFPSTVKGDDMSTSSQGSVGQNMFEGLAGESQPDDEPTQEDFWDAMIQSIKTKKDKS, translated from the exons ATGACAACCCCTTATAGGGGAAGAGGCCGAGGCCGCGGATTTGGCCGTGGTATTGGTAGTGGAAGAGGAGGTAACAATATGTTGCCTTACCAA GAATCTAATATTTCCCTAATAGGGGATTGGACCACAGTGGGAAAACTCAGGCAATTGCCTGCCCCACCTAAGAAGGAAGACCAACCGTCTTCATCTTCAAAAAAGATAATATCTTACAAAGATATAATAGTTAATGAATCCAAGGAACAGGCATCCGAATATTTTGAGAATCCTGTCACTGAAAAAATAATTCACATTGATGAAGAAGATTTGTCATTAACCCGTAATGACGGATGGTCAATCAAAACAAGATATCTAGAATCCAGAGGATATGCTGGACTTTTTGGCAAATCAAGGCCAAATTTAGAAATTTTGCTAACAGTTACTGAATCAGTAACTATAACACATTATTACCAGAATAATAACCCAGAAAGTTTTATAAACTTTAGTAAATgtcacataaataaaatattattaccaAGAGAATGGGGTCTAAATCCAAACGGAGAAAAAGCAATAAAAATTGCTGAGGATAAATACATCTACTTTAATTATTGGGATTATATCCAGGCTTTTACCCAAGCTTTTTATTATCAAAATCCGAAAAACAAACATTCTTGGTTTTTCTCGATAAATCCAGAGATTGTGGATAAACCCATACCAAATTGGTTTTTTAATTGGTGGATCAAATTTGGTCCTTCTTTAGAAATCTTACCTAAGGAAGTAGGAGAATTATATACTCCGTGGTGTGAGAATAGCTCTTTAATATCAAAAATAGCTTCCAATAAACTTATTACAGGACAATGTCCCTGTTTATTCttcattaaatttcaaattccaTGGATATGGAGATGGACAGTAACCATATCCAAAGATATATTTAATATCCCCATTTTAGAAAGAAATTTCTTTTACAAATGGTGGACCAAGAAGAGTTCTGAAGATATTCAGGATTTAATATCCAGGGTAAAAATTGTTATCAATGAGGATAAAGCCACAGGCACAAAAGATCATAGCCACCAGTACTCTATGGCTGATTTAAAAGATTATTTTCAAAGGAAATATCCTAAAGAATCAGAAGAAGAAGTCATGGTCAGAATTTTGGATCATATGAAAACCCAGTTTTTCAATACTTTTCCCTCAACAGTAAAAGGAGATGATATGTCTACCTCTTCCCAAGGATCCGTTGGTCAAAATATGTTTGAAGGTTTAGCTGGAGAATCTCAGCCAGATGATGAACCTACCCAGGAAGATTTCTGGGATGCCATGATTCAGTCAATAAAAACCAAGAAAGACAAGagctag
- the LOC123896071 gene encoding uncharacterized protein LOC123896071 codes for MKIFQTKVRFLGHMIDQGTIIPIERSIEFASKFPDIMLDKTQLQRFLGSLNYVSDYYKNLSSDTAILYNRLKNKPDPWTDAHTRAVQRIKTRVKCLPCLSLENPKFFKIVETDASNIGYGGILKQVSPDNNKEVLVRFTSG; via the exons atgaaaatatttcaaactaaaGTTAGATTTCTTGGTCATATGATTGATCAAGGAACTATTATTCCTATAGAAAGAAGTATTGAATTTGCTTCAAAATTTCCTGATATCATGCTAGACAAAACTCAATTACAGAGATTTTTAGGAAGTTTGAATTATGTTTCagactattataaaaatttatccaGTGATACTGCCATTCTTTATAATAGGCTTAAAAATAAGCCTGATCCATGGACAGATGCTCATACTAGAGCAGTCCAGAGAATTAAAACCAGGGTTAAATGTCTTCCATGCTTGTCTCTGGAAAATCCTAAGTTCTTTAAAATTGTAGAAACTGATGCTTCTAATATTGGTTATGGAGGAATACTAAAACAAGTTAGTCCTGATAATAATAAAGAAGTTTTGGTTAGATTTACTTCTG GGTGA